One window of the Primulina eburnea isolate SZY01 chromosome 18, ASM2296580v1, whole genome shotgun sequence genome contains the following:
- the LOC140819301 gene encoding uncharacterized protein yields MADGWTDGKNRTLINFLVNGPRGTIFLESVDASGFSHTGLKLFDLLEKYVEKIGPKNVVQLVTDNASANISAGKYLTIRFPHIFWTPCAAHCLDLMLEDLFKIPVLKKVYERGMMVNGYIYNRPQVLNMMREFTGQREMIRAGKTRFATAFLTLKRFQKQKVNLRKMFTSEKWNTSRFAKEVEGKRATEIILMPSFWNHVVYAIKVGGPIIKVLRLVDGEKKPAMGYIYEAMDRAKEAIALAFNNNKEKYQKIFEIIDKRWTDQLHKPLHAAGYFLNPEFFYTNPEIEKDAEVMKGLYECVEKMCEDVDVQDKITYQLSKYKNADGLFGGSMAIRHRNKLSPAEWWLAYGSTTPQLQDFAVRILSLTCSASGCERNWSMFQHLHSKRRNRLAQKRLNDLVFIKYNRALKRRYDLRDKIDPISLDDIDDSNEWLMGRLDNEENNLVFGDDDLTWGDVGRAAGVGEPIYGFRSRVSSSSNEVRASTSKTTRKRPISHLLDEEEEEIDVDQESGEDQEEYKSESSRDSDDSMEEDELDLDD; encoded by the exons ATGGCTGACGGATGGACTGATGGAAAAAATAgaactttaattaattttttggtGAACGGTCCAAGAGGGACAATATTTTTGGAATCTGTGGATGCATCCGGCTTTTCTCATACCGGTCTCAAGTTGTTTGACTTACTTGAAAAGTATGTGGAGAAAATTGGTCCAAAGAATGTTGTTCAACTGGTTACAGATAATGCCTCTGCAAATATTTCAGCAG GGAAGTATTTGACGATAAGATTTCCACACATATTCTGGACTCCATGTGCTGCCcattgtttggatttaatgcTTGAAGATTTGTTCAAAATTCCTGTACTGAAGAAGGTTTATGAAAGGGGGATGATGGTGAATGGCTATATATATAATAGGCCACAAGTCTTGAACATGATGAGAGAATTCACAGGTCAAAGAGAAATGATTAGGGCTGGGAAAACTCGTTTTGCCACTGCTTTTTTGACTTTAAAAAGGTTTCAAAAACAGAAGGTGAATTTAAGAAAGATGTTCACTTCAGAAAAGTGGAACACGAGTCGATTTGCGAAGGAGGTAGAAGGTAAACGTGCAACAGAGATTATATTGATGCCTTCGTTTTGGAATCATGTTGTTTATGCCATTAAAGTTGGTGGCCCAATTATTAAAGTGCTTCGATTAGTTGATGGTGAAAAAAAACCTGCCATGGGGTATATATACGAGGCTATGGATCGAGCTAAGGAGGCTATTGCTTTGGCTTTCAACAACAATAAAGAGAAGTACCAGAAGATTTTTGAAATCATTGATAAAAGGTGGACGGATCAGCTTCATAAGCCTTTGCATGCAGCTGGTTACTTTTTGAACCCGGAATTCTTTTATACGAATCCAGAGATAGAAAAAGATGCTGAAGTTATGAAGGGGTTGTACGAGTGTGTTGAAAAGATGTGTGAAGATGTTGACGTTCAAGATAAAATCACATATCAACtctcaaaatataaaaatgcTGATGGGCTTTTTGGCGGTTCTATGGCTATTAGACATAGAAATAAATTATCACCAG CTGAATGGTGGTTGGCTTATGGTTCTACGACCCCACAATTGCAAGATTTTGCTGTTAGAATTCTCAGTCTTACGTGCAGTGCTTCTGGTTGTGAGCGGAACTGGAGTATGTTTCAGCAT CTTCATTCGAAAAGAAGAAACAGGTTGGCGCAGAAGCGTTTGAATGATCTAGTCTTCATTAAATATAACAGGGCATTGAAACGTCGATATGATTTGCGCGACAAAATTGATCCTATTTCATTGGATGATATCGATGATAGCAATGAATGGTTGATGGGGAGATTGGACAATGAAGAAAATAATCTAGTCTTTGGGGATGATGATTTGACATGGGGTGATGTAGGCCGAGCGGCTGGGGTTGGGGAACCGATTTATGGTTTTAGATCTCGTGTTTCATCTTCTTCAAACGAGGTAAGGGCATCTACATCCAAAACAACCAGAAAAAGGCCAATTTCACATCTTTTGGatgaagaggaagaagaaattgatgttGATCAAGAAAGTGGTGAAGATCAAGAAGAATACAAGTCCGAAAGTTCTAGGGACTCTGATGATTCGATGGAAGAAGATGAACTTGATTTAGATGATTGA